The Croceicoccus marinus genome contains a region encoding:
- a CDS encoding TerD family protein, translating to MQLQKGEKRSLADLGIATRCTVKVDFGLDGVDIAAFGLDASKKIGDDRYVILFSNTKSPEGAIELIPNSDTAVFNLDLAALPASIDRIVFTATHDTRPISQARPLVVTIDGNKASFDVASSLSDEKAVMMLELYRHSSGWKVGTIAAGFAGGLAALITHFGGEVADAPAPAPAPVPPPPPPPPPPPPPPPPPSKPVSLSKITLEKSNPTVSLTKKDGSFGEIVLNLNWNAGTKRGFFGGSKNVDLDLGVMFEMQDGYKGVIQALGRAFGSYNAEPWIELSGDDRTGAVAAGETIRINGKFFDRMKRIGVFALIYDGAPNWQQTDGVVRMNIPGQPEVEVRMNEGHNNQRLCGIALIDNVGGQMKVTRHMKYYANQKPFADDIGIFLRWAAGTKD from the coding sequence ATGCAGCTGCAGAAGGGCGAGAAGCGTAGTCTGGCCGATCTCGGCATTGCGACGCGCTGTACCGTCAAGGTCGATTTCGGCCTCGACGGCGTGGACATTGCGGCGTTTGGCCTCGATGCATCCAAGAAGATCGGCGATGACCGCTACGTCATCCTGTTTTCGAATACGAAGTCGCCGGAAGGCGCAATCGAGCTGATTCCCAACTCGGATACGGCCGTTTTCAATCTCGACCTTGCGGCCCTTCCGGCCTCGATCGATCGAATCGTTTTTACAGCGACCCATGACACGCGCCCGATCTCCCAAGCCCGTCCTCTCGTCGTTACGATCGACGGGAACAAGGCCAGCTTCGATGTCGCCAGTTCGCTGAGCGACGAGAAGGCCGTCATGATGCTGGAATTATACCGGCATTCGAGTGGCTGGAAAGTCGGCACGATCGCGGCTGGATTTGCCGGGGGCCTTGCTGCCCTAATCACACATTTCGGAGGGGAAGTCGCAGACGCGCCGGCGCCAGCGCCGGCGCCTGTTCCTCCTCCTCCTCCGCCTCCGCCTCCTCCGCCTCCTCCTCCGCCGCCGCCGTCAAAGCCGGTGAGTCTCAGCAAGATTACCCTCGAGAAATCGAATCCGACCGTCAGCCTGACCAAGAAGGACGGAAGTTTTGGCGAAATCGTTCTCAACCTGAACTGGAACGCCGGGACCAAGCGCGGCTTCTTCGGCGGCAGCAAGAACGTCGACCTCGATCTTGGCGTCATGTTCGAGATGCAGGATGGCTACAAGGGCGTCATCCAGGCGCTGGGCAGGGCATTCGGCAGCTACAATGCTGAACCGTGGATCGAGCTCTCGGGTGATGACCGCACAGGTGCAGTCGCCGCGGGTGAAACCATTCGCATCAACGGCAAATTTTTCGACCGCATGAAACGGATCGGGGTCTTCGCGCTCATCTACGATGGCGCTCCCAACTGGCAACAGACCGACGGCGTCGTGCGCATGAACATCCCGGGCCAGCCCGAGGTCGAAGTTCGAATGAACGAGGGGCACAACAACCAGCGGCTGTGCGGCATCGCGTTGATCGACAACGTGGGCGGCCAGATGAAGGTCACCCGGCACATGAAATATTACGCCAACCAGAAACCCTTTGCCGATGACATCGGAATTTTCCTGCGGTGGGCCGCCGGAACGAAGGACTGA